Proteins encoded in a region of the Armatimonadota bacterium genome:
- a CDS encoding aldo/keto reductase, whose protein sequence is MEQVILGRTGLKVSRMGLGCGGHSRLGLSFGKSDREASEIVRQAIDLGVNWIDTAESYGTERAVGLGIRGIPREQVYISTKAGVHWEDHYSSRAELRTRVEACLDRLDTEYIDLFNLHGVILADYAYGRDELVPELQKLQQEGKIRFIGITEQFLNDTNHQMLQVALKDDIWDVVMVGFSLLNPSARHSVFSITQAKNIGTQCMFAVRTALSRPAVLRDLMQRLVAEGTVPPGSFHPDSPLDFLSELGVAHSLQEAAYRYCLHEPGVDVVLSGTSNPEHLRANAKALSGPPLPSGALERLDAMFAKVDSISGN, encoded by the coding sequence ATGGAACAGGTCATCCTCGGGCGCACGGGGCTCAAGGTCAGCCGCATGGGTCTCGGCTGCGGCGGACACTCCCGCTTGGGGCTTTCCTTCGGCAAGAGCGACCGGGAGGCTTCCGAGATCGTCCGCCAGGCCATCGACCTGGGGGTGAACTGGATCGACACGGCGGAATCCTACGGCACCGAAAGGGCGGTGGGACTCGGGATCAGGGGAATCCCCAGAGAACAGGTCTACATCTCGACCAAGGCAGGCGTCCATTGGGAGGACCACTACTCGAGCCGGGCGGAGCTTCGGACGCGCGTCGAGGCCTGCCTGGACCGGCTGGACACGGAGTACATCGACCTCTTCAACCTGCATGGCGTCATCCTCGCCGATTACGCCTACGGCCGCGACGAACTTGTTCCTGAGCTCCAGAAGCTTCAGCAAGAGGGCAAGATTCGGTTCATCGGCATCACCGAGCAGTTCCTGAACGACACCAATCATCAGATGCTGCAGGTTGCGCTGAAGGACGACATTTGGGACGTCGTGATGGTGGGGTTCAGCCTGCTGAACCCCTCAGCCCGGCATTCGGTCTTTTCGATCACCCAGGCGAAAAACATCGGCACGCAGTGCATGTTCGCGGTGCGGACTGCCCTCAGCCGGCCGGCTGTGCTACGCGATTTGATGCAGCGGCTGGTCGCCGAGGGCACGGTTCCCCCTGGGTCCTTCCATCCCGATTCGCCGCTCGACTTCCTTTCAGAGCTCGGTGTGGCCCATAGCCTTCAGGAGGCGGCCTACCGCTACTGTTTGCACGAACCGGGAGTCGATGTGGTGCTCTCGGGCACCAGCAACCCCGAGCACTTGAGGGCCAACGCCAAAGCGCTCTCAGGGCCGCCCTTGCCTTCGGGGGCTCTGGAACGGCTCGATGCGATGTTCGCCAAAGTCGATAGCATTTCGGGGAACTGA
- a CDS encoding MmcQ/YjbR family DNA-binding protein, translating into MERVPPPKLREICRSLPFVEERMSHGEPTWFVKKRSFAMLWDHHHSDRVAFVCAAPEGVQEMLVASEPERFFRPPYVGPRGWIGVYLDVPVHWDEVEQILKTAYELIARKR; encoded by the coding sequence ATGGAACGAGTTCCGCCACCCAAGCTCCGCGAAATCTGCCGTTCGCTGCCCTTCGTCGAGGAGCGAATGAGCCATGGCGAGCCAACTTGGTTCGTCAAAAAGCGCTCTTTTGCGATGCTCTGGGACCACCATCACAGCGACCGCGTCGCGTTCGTTTGCGCCGCGCCGGAGGGGGTTCAGGAGATGCTTGTTGCGAGCGAGCCGGAACGCTTCTTCCGGCCGCCCTACGTTGGGCCCAGAGGCTGGATCGGGGTGTATCTGGATGTGCCGGTGCATTGGGACGAGGTCGAGCAGATCCTGAAGACCGCATATGAACTGATCGCGCGCAAGCGCTGA
- a CDS encoding PLP-dependent lyase/thiolase, which translates to MPEIDPTTFENLFSRCLFCDEVREEPYQDGVRECPNPKCPSAELIPPAERPYYVSLVPDFSGSNVAKTARQEQFEVENGPAPRLNGNRPSFEHMPPTDGKYGVADLFSLEKVLSPERTLSRGEHFGWAFQYPYKQDLLSMKYGLRCGNSDLITGEDLYGFQADVLDLSGYAYSLSLKDLRSWAIINVALERGFKHLALWTAGNAGYSLARLAYVVNRRLPESERIQVYCIVEAGLEKSIRLELRRWQAEVVKDVRINSSSAPILSNKDVWTLIEKNTGKAIPERERWHVTDGWDGVGIMMYYLLALQVLKRESATSDTYDAVIVPVGSGDLFAGFLLALRDAYTEKAPKLIAAVPPAGENIFTTLRARRRSGGSTAAGKLQGTYSPLAKALLHLKDRNRFQVEEVDDINHRKGAQLVLNRKPYPLLPAEPSALLAFGALCQFGDSLQRSRSRFNSWSLDSRVLVVSSGCGVTPLGEQKWLEACWNDTI; encoded by the coding sequence ATGCCCGAGATAGACCCCACAACATTCGAGAACCTCTTTTCCAGGTGCCTCTTTTGCGACGAGGTTCGGGAAGAGCCGTATCAGGACGGCGTCCGGGAATGTCCAAACCCTAAGTGTCCGTCGGCCGAACTCATTCCACCGGCAGAACGCCCGTATTACGTCAGCCTTGTGCCCGACTTTTCCGGAAGCAACGTGGCGAAGACCGCCCGCCAAGAGCAGTTTGAAGTCGAAAACGGTCCCGCACCACGGCTCAATGGGAATAGACCGTCCTTCGAACACATGCCTCCAACTGATGGCAAGTACGGCGTGGCCGACCTCTTCTCGTTGGAGAAGGTGCTGTCGCCTGAACGCACACTAAGTCGAGGCGAGCATTTCGGGTGGGCATTCCAGTACCCCTATAAGCAAGATCTACTATCTATGAAGTACGGGCTTCGATGCGGCAATAGCGACCTGATAACAGGAGAGGACTTGTACGGTTTTCAAGCCGACGTCCTAGATCTTAGCGGCTATGCCTATTCTCTCAGCCTGAAGGACCTTAGATCATGGGCAATAATCAACGTCGCTCTGGAACGCGGATTCAAGCATCTAGCGCTTTGGACGGCTGGCAACGCAGGCTATAGTCTGGCAAGGCTTGCTTACGTGGTGAACCGCCGCCTTCCAGAGAGTGAGCGAATTCAAGTGTACTGCATTGTGGAAGCTGGATTAGAGAAGTCCATCCGGTTAGAGTTGAGAAGATGGCAAGCAGAGGTTGTTAAGGACGTTAGGATCAATTCTAGTAGTGCACCAATACTGTCAAACAAGGATGTTTGGACTCTGATCGAGAAGAACACTGGGAAGGCTATACCTGAGAGAGAGCGGTGGCATGTCACTGACGGGTGGGACGGTGTCGGCATTATGATGTACTACCTATTAGCTCTGCAAGTACTCAAGCGCGAGTCCGCGACATCTGACACATACGATGCCGTCATCGTTCCAGTTGGAAGCGGTGACTTGTTTGCGGGCTTCTTGCTTGCGCTTCGCGACGCTTACACTGAGAAAGCCCCAAAACTGATCGCGGCTGTCCCTCCTGCGGGCGAGAACATTTTTACGACCTTGAGGGCGCGAAGAAGGTCTGGTGGTTCAACGGCTGCCGGAAAGCTCCAAGGAACCTACTCGCCTCTGGCAAAGGCGCTCCTTCACCTAAAGGACCGGAATCGCTTCCAAGTGGAGGAGGTGGACGACATCAACCATAGGAAGGGCGCGCAGCTCGTATTGAATCGTAAGCCATATCCCTTATTGCCGGCCGAGCCGTCAGCCTTGCTTGCATTTGGGGCACTCTGTCAATTCGGTGATTCCCTGCAACGCTCGAGAAGCCGGTTTAATTCCTGGTCATTGGACTCTCGAGTCTTGGTAGTCAGTTCCGGGTGCGGTGTTACGCCATTGGGTGAACAGAAGTGGCTCGAAGCTTGTTGGAAT